The Dama dama isolate Ldn47 chromosome 28, ASM3311817v1, whole genome shotgun sequence genome has a window encoding:
- the RSPH4A gene encoding radial spoke head protein 4 homolog A isoform X1 produces MEDSIPVNQKIEHQELGETGRPWEETVTTSQDPELGLSEVLELEQRPETGLQPRSSPPRTPGSGARTPDRPVDDLVGQCSSFPPSSSQELPSTLSPLALARQDFMAPSQSDKTISVISEAETPHFGHLEQLSDKGGSTPHQTCQSEGNTFHQPQQTKYLLHELRDVSHHTSKQKELRFDIFQEDDSNNNYHLDQPESGASEVAPSMLEIAIQNAKAYLLKTSSKSGLNLYDHLSEMLTKVLDERPENAVDIIENISQDVKMEHFSKKLDTLQNENEMLATYEIAEKQKTLFLQGNLEGADQELEDEIAEHALPNIMESAFYFEQAGVGLGTDETYRIFLALKQLTDTHPIQKCRFWGKILGLEMNYIVAEVEFREGEDEEEVEEEDVPEERDNGDSEADEDDEDELPRPFYKVPQAIPKEESRTGANKYVYFVCNEPGRPWVKLPAVTPAQIVIARKIKKFFTGRLDTPIISYPPFPGNESNYLRAQIARISAGTHVSPLGFYHFGEEEGEEEEEIESGRDSFEENPDFEGIQVTDLVESLSNWVHHVQHILPQGRCNWFNPIQKSEEEEEEEDEEKEEEKGEEPDDIEQEVGPPLLTPISEDLEIQNTSPWTTRLSSNLIPQYAIAVLRSNLWPGAYAFSNGKKFENLYIGWGHKYSPDSYTPPVPPPVYQEYPSGPEITEMDDPTVGEEQAFRAAQEAAADSTEENEETEEEEDDEDDYD; encoded by the exons ATGGAAGACTCCATCCCCGTCAACCAAAAAATAGAACACCAAGAACTTGGGGAAACAGGGCGGCCGTGGGAAGAAACGGTAACTACTTCCCAAGATCCTGAGCTTGGGCTATCCGAGGTCCTAGAGTTAGAGCAGAGGCCAGAAACTGGACTCCAGCCCAGGAGCAGCCCTCCTAGGACGCCCGGCTCTGGAGCCAGAACGCCGGATCGACCTGTGGATGACCTCGTAGGACAATGCTCATCGTTTCCACCTTCCTCATCTCAGGAGCTCCCTTCCACTCTTTCTCCCCTGGCTCTGGCCAGGCAGGACTTTATGGCACCATCGCAGTCAGACAAGACCATTAGTGTTATTTCTGAAGCTGAGACACCTCATTTTGGCCATTTGGAACAATTATCTGATAAAGGCGGATCAACTCCTCATCAAACATGTCAATCAGAGGGAAACACCTTTCATCAACCTCAGCAAACCAAATATCTGCTGCATGAACTGAGGGATGTGAGCCACCACACCTCTAAACAGAAAGAGCTGAGATTTGACATTTTTCAAGAAGATGACTCAAACAATAACTATCATCTGGATCAGCCTGAGTCTGGGGCTTCTGAAGTGGCCCCCAGCATGCTTGAGATTGCCATTCAGAATGCTAAGGCTTACCTACTGAAGACCAGTAGCAAGTCGGGCTTAAATCT ATATGATCATCTTTCTGAAATGCTGACCAAGGTCTTAGATGAGCGTCCTGAAAATGCTGTGGACATCATTGAAAATATTAGCCAAGATGTCAAGATGGAACATTTTAGTAAAAAATTAGATACACTCCAAAATGAGAATGAGATGCTTGCAACCTATGAAATAGCAGAGAAGCAGAAAACTCTTTTTCTTCAGGGAAATTTAGAAGGAGCTGACCAAGAGCTGGAAGATGAAATA GCAGAACACGCTCTTCCAAACATAATGGAatcagctttttattttgaacaaGCTGGAGTTGGTTTGGGCACAGATGAGACTTACCGCATATTTCTTGCCCTCAAGCAGCTTACTGACACCCACCCAATCCAAAAATGTCGTTTCTGGGGCAAGATCTTAGGTCTGGAAATGAATTATATTGTAGCTGAAGTGGAATTCCGTGAGGGAGAAGATGAAGAGGAGGTGGAAGAGGAAGACGTACCTGAAGAGAGGGACAATGGAGATAGTGAAGCTGATGAAGACGATGAAGATGAATTACCAAGGCCCTTTTACAAGGTCCCACAGGCTATTCcaaaagaagaaagcagaacaGGTGCCAACAAATATGTCTATTTTGTTTGCAATGAACCAGGAAGACCATGGGTGAAGTTACCAGCAGTGACACCTGCACAAATCGTTATTGCAAGAAAAATCAAGAAGTTTTTCACTGGGCGATTGGATACCCCCATTATAAGCTACCCACCCTTCCCAGGAAATGAAAGTAATTACTTACGAGCACAAATTGCCAGAATTTCAGCAGGGACCCATGTCAGCCCTCTAGGATTCTATCATTTTggtgaagaagaaggagaagaggaagaagaaatagaaagtggGAGAGATAGCTTTGAAGAAAACCCTGATTTTGAAGGCATCCAAGTGACTGATCTAGTGGAATCCCTATCCAATTGGGTTCATCATGTACAACATATCCTCCCTCAG GGTCGCTGTAATTGGTTCAACCCCATACAAAAaagtgaggaggaagaggaagaagaagatgaagaaaaagaagaagaaaaaggagaagagcctGACGACATAGAGCAGGAAGTGGGGCCTCCACTCTTGACACCAATCTCTGAAGATTTAG AGATCCAGAACACATCGCCTTGGACAACACGGTTATCCTCAAATCTCATTCCTCAATATGCGATTGCAGTCCTTAGATCCAACCTTTGGCCTGGAGCATATGCCTTTTCCAACGGCAA aaAGTTTGAAAATCTCTACATAGGCTGGGGTCATAAATATAGTCCAGACAGCTATACACCTCCAGTTCCACCACCCGTTTATCAAGAGTACCCCAGTGGACCAGAAATTACGGAAATGGATGACCCTACTGTGGGAGAGGAGCAGGCTTTCAGGGCTGCacaagaagcagcagcagattcaacagaggagaatgaagaaactgaggaagaggaagatgacGAAGATGATTATGACTAA
- the RSPH4A gene encoding radial spoke head protein 4 homolog A isoform X2, translating to MEDSIPVNQKIEHQELGETGRPWEETVTTSQDPELGLSEVLELEQRPETGLQPRSSPPRTPGSGARTPDRPVDDLVGQCSSFPPSSSQELPSTLSPLALARQDFMAPSQSDKTISVISEAETPHFGHLEQLSDKGGSTPHQTCQSEGNTFHQPQQTKYLLHELRDVSHHTSKQKELRFDIFQEDDSNNNYHLDQPESGASEVAPSMLEIAIQNAKAYLLKTSSKSGLNLYDHLSEMLTKVLDERPENAVDIIENISQDVKMEHFSKKLDTLQNENEMLATYEIAEKQKTLFLQGNLEGADQELEDEIAEHALPNIMESAFYFEQAGVGLGTDETYRIFLALKQLTDTHPIQKCRFWGKILGLEMNYIVAEVEFREGEDEEEVEEEDVPEERDNGDSEADEDDEDELPRPFYKVPQAIPKEESRTGANKYVYFVCNEPGRPWVKLPAVTPAQIVIARKIKKFFTGRLDTPIISYPPFPGNESNYLRAQIARISAGTHVSPLGFYHFGEEEGEEEEEIESGRDSFEENPDFEGIQVTDLVESLSNWVHHVQHILPQRSRTHRLGQHGYPQISFLNMRLQSLDPTFGLEHMPFPTAKSLKIST from the exons ATGGAAGACTCCATCCCCGTCAACCAAAAAATAGAACACCAAGAACTTGGGGAAACAGGGCGGCCGTGGGAAGAAACGGTAACTACTTCCCAAGATCCTGAGCTTGGGCTATCCGAGGTCCTAGAGTTAGAGCAGAGGCCAGAAACTGGACTCCAGCCCAGGAGCAGCCCTCCTAGGACGCCCGGCTCTGGAGCCAGAACGCCGGATCGACCTGTGGATGACCTCGTAGGACAATGCTCATCGTTTCCACCTTCCTCATCTCAGGAGCTCCCTTCCACTCTTTCTCCCCTGGCTCTGGCCAGGCAGGACTTTATGGCACCATCGCAGTCAGACAAGACCATTAGTGTTATTTCTGAAGCTGAGACACCTCATTTTGGCCATTTGGAACAATTATCTGATAAAGGCGGATCAACTCCTCATCAAACATGTCAATCAGAGGGAAACACCTTTCATCAACCTCAGCAAACCAAATATCTGCTGCATGAACTGAGGGATGTGAGCCACCACACCTCTAAACAGAAAGAGCTGAGATTTGACATTTTTCAAGAAGATGACTCAAACAATAACTATCATCTGGATCAGCCTGAGTCTGGGGCTTCTGAAGTGGCCCCCAGCATGCTTGAGATTGCCATTCAGAATGCTAAGGCTTACCTACTGAAGACCAGTAGCAAGTCGGGCTTAAATCT ATATGATCATCTTTCTGAAATGCTGACCAAGGTCTTAGATGAGCGTCCTGAAAATGCTGTGGACATCATTGAAAATATTAGCCAAGATGTCAAGATGGAACATTTTAGTAAAAAATTAGATACACTCCAAAATGAGAATGAGATGCTTGCAACCTATGAAATAGCAGAGAAGCAGAAAACTCTTTTTCTTCAGGGAAATTTAGAAGGAGCTGACCAAGAGCTGGAAGATGAAATA GCAGAACACGCTCTTCCAAACATAATGGAatcagctttttattttgaacaaGCTGGAGTTGGTTTGGGCACAGATGAGACTTACCGCATATTTCTTGCCCTCAAGCAGCTTACTGACACCCACCCAATCCAAAAATGTCGTTTCTGGGGCAAGATCTTAGGTCTGGAAATGAATTATATTGTAGCTGAAGTGGAATTCCGTGAGGGAGAAGATGAAGAGGAGGTGGAAGAGGAAGACGTACCTGAAGAGAGGGACAATGGAGATAGTGAAGCTGATGAAGACGATGAAGATGAATTACCAAGGCCCTTTTACAAGGTCCCACAGGCTATTCcaaaagaagaaagcagaacaGGTGCCAACAAATATGTCTATTTTGTTTGCAATGAACCAGGAAGACCATGGGTGAAGTTACCAGCAGTGACACCTGCACAAATCGTTATTGCAAGAAAAATCAAGAAGTTTTTCACTGGGCGATTGGATACCCCCATTATAAGCTACCCACCCTTCCCAGGAAATGAAAGTAATTACTTACGAGCACAAATTGCCAGAATTTCAGCAGGGACCCATGTCAGCCCTCTAGGATTCTATCATTTTggtgaagaagaaggagaagaggaagaagaaatagaaagtggGAGAGATAGCTTTGAAGAAAACCCTGATTTTGAAGGCATCCAAGTGACTGATCTAGTGGAATCCCTATCCAATTGGGTTCATCATGTACAACATATCCTCCCTCAG AGATCCAGAACACATCGCCTTGGACAACACGGTTATCCTCAAATCTCATTCCTCAATATGCGATTGCAGTCCTTAGATCCAACCTTTGGCCTGGAGCATATGCCTTTTCCAACGGCAA aaAGTTTGAAAATCTCTACATAG
- the LOC133048178 gene encoding transmembrane protein 230-like — protein MLGQPTAWSGSRWVDALALAPPPAAWPRASSAPTRRVIVPTRINVAAGMPSGKVRYAKLPSPDGGHINSQKETSPAKESLKPKRCPGVVRPHVLEKSRTDIPFKAIACAFSQFLVGAFLIITGCLLLAGYISKVGANRAFPVLTVGILVFLPGFYYLIVAYRAYRGCPGCSFRDLPDFDY, from the coding sequence ATGCTGGGGCAGCCCACCGCGTGGTCAGGCAGCCGTTGGGTGGATGCCCTGGCCTTGGCGCCTCCGCCCGCTGCGTGGCCACGGGCAAGCTCCGCGCCCACTCGGCGGGTTATCGTGCCCACTCGCATCAACGTGGCTGCTGGCATGCCCAGCGGCAAAGTGAGATACGCAAAGCTCCCCAGTCCCGACGGCGGACATATTAACAGTCAGAAGGAAACTTCACCTGCCAAGGAGAGCTTAAAGCCGAAAAGATGCCCAGGTGTCGTAAGACCTCATGTATTGGAGAAAAGCCGTACTGACATTCCTTTTAAGGCCATCGCCTGCGCCTTCTCACAGTTTTTGGTTGGTGCTTTTCTCATTATTACGGGCTGCCTCCTGCTGGCAGGCTATATCAGCAAAGTGGGCGCCAATCGAGCCTTCCCAGTCCTGACTGTCGGCATCCTGGTGTTCCTCCCCGGGTTTTACTACCTGATCGTCGCCTACAGAGCCTACCGAGGCTGCCCGGGCTGCTCCTTCCGTGACCTTCCGGACTTTGATTActag